From Blattabacterium cuenoti, a single genomic window includes:
- the ileS gene encoding isoleucine--tRNA ligase, with the protein MSRIFRKYKELDLSKITMEISQYWKKHKIFQQNSNFYNKKNPLSYSYILYEGPPSLNGDPGVHHILTRTIKDIFLRYHRLKGKKVFIKAGWDTHGLPVELNVEKKMGIKKNDIGKKISVKEYNQLCKKFVNQSLETWQLFTKKIGYSIDLDKSFITYKAKYIESIWWLIKKLYDKKLIYKGFTIQPYSPSAGTGLSHHELNMPGAYKEVKQLSPFLKFKAIKNTLPEKFRNISGEIYFISWTTAPWTIPSNTALAFGDDIDYVLVKTYNKRTFLKENIVFSEKLIHKILLSNQFYSVSSYIELDNHNIKNYKIPYLIVDKFKGKEFIFSKYEQLLPWFQPLYNKQNAFQIITGDFVNVNEGTGIVHISPTFGIDDFMIAKKYNIPPMLVLNEKNIPIPLVDFQGKFIKNFPHGFSEKYVKNEFNTNQKNFLSVDKEIILFLEKEKKIFRTEEYIHFYPHCWRTEKPILYYPLNSWFIKTTIIKNKMINLNQKIQWYPDFTGQKRFDSWLRNTKDWNLSRSRYWGTPLPIWRTEKGDEEIVIGSVKELFLEIQRSIEYGFMSHNVFEDFVLDDMSDHNYDKIDLHKHILDEIILVSSKGKPMKRESDLVDVWFDSGAMPYAQFHYPFENKEYIDKNLLFPADFVSEGIDQTRGWFFTLHTISTLLFNSIAYKNVVSTGLVLDQHGRKMSKSKGNSINPFDLIDNYGPDAIRWYIIFNSEPWDNLKFNINDLHTIINKFFGTLYNIYSFFALYANIDGFSYKEKECFQHYTELDFWIISELNTLIQKADDYYSNYNPTKAARLISSFVLDKLSNWYIRLSRKRFWKEKYTKNKISAYQILYKCLIVVAKLISPIVPFLSEKLYVDLNFVTEKEDFKSIHFTSFPSYDPSLINKNLENSMFWVQKIITMVFSIRKKNKIKIRQPLQKLLIILSDKNMHFQLKQFSKIIFQEANIKEIEFSSSYKNLEFIKHIQPNYQSLGPKFGKKTQKISEIIKEFSQEKIKEIENNGKYIFFLKKEKIILSLEDVKISTEYIKGWSILFDPKLTIALDLKITDSLWKEGFVREFIRHIQKLRKDCKYDVLEKIFIYVKIKENNKLKNKVKAILIKNKNFICTETLSVDILFPKNGIKKDEEKKEKIYFEKEFILYMWIHKMENIKK; encoded by the coding sequence ATGTCGAGAATATTTAGAAAATATAAAGAGTTGGATCTTAGTAAAATAACGATGGAAATATCTCAATATTGGAAAAAACATAAGATTTTTCAACAAAATTCTAATTTCTATAATAAAAAAAATCCTTTGTCATATTCGTATATTTTATATGAAGGCCCTCCATCTTTAAATGGAGATCCTGGGGTTCATCATATTTTAACTAGAACCATAAAAGATATTTTTTTAAGATACCATAGACTTAAAGGTAAAAAAGTATTTATAAAAGCTGGATGGGATACCCATGGACTCCCAGTGGAATTAAATGTGGAAAAAAAAATGGGAATTAAGAAGAATGATATAGGGAAAAAAATTAGTGTAAAAGAATATAATCAACTTTGTAAAAAGTTTGTTAATCAATCATTGGAAACATGGCAATTATTTACAAAAAAAATAGGATATTCTATTGATTTAGATAAATCATTTATTACTTATAAAGCAAAGTATATAGAAAGTATATGGTGGTTAATCAAAAAATTATACGATAAAAAACTTATTTATAAAGGTTTTACGATTCAACCTTATTCTCCTTCTGCAGGAACAGGTCTAAGTCATCATGAATTAAATATGCCAGGAGCTTATAAAGAAGTAAAACAATTATCTCCATTTTTAAAATTTAAAGCAATTAAAAATACTTTACCCGAAAAATTTAGAAATATTTCAGGTGAAATATATTTTATATCATGGACAACGGCTCCTTGGACTATCCCTTCAAATACGGCATTAGCTTTTGGGGATGATATAGATTATGTATTAGTGAAAACTTATAATAAACGTACTTTTTTAAAGGAAAATATTGTTTTTTCTGAAAAATTAATTCATAAAATATTATTATCAAATCAGTTTTACTCTGTATCAAGTTATATTGAATTAGATAATCATAATATAAAAAATTATAAAATTCCTTATCTAATAGTAGATAAATTCAAAGGAAAAGAATTCATATTCAGTAAATATGAACAATTATTACCCTGGTTTCAACCTTTATATAATAAACAAAATGCATTTCAAATTATAACAGGAGATTTTGTTAACGTTAATGAGGGAACAGGTATTGTTCATATTTCTCCAACATTTGGAATAGATGATTTTATGATTGCTAAAAAATATAACATCCCCCCAATGTTAGTTCTAAATGAAAAAAATATTCCTATTCCTTTAGTTGATTTTCAAGGAAAATTCATAAAAAATTTTCCTCATGGATTTTCAGAAAAATATGTTAAAAACGAATTTAATACAAATCAAAAAAATTTTTTATCAGTAGATAAAGAGATAATTCTTTTTCTAGAAAAAGAAAAAAAAATATTTAGAACTGAAGAATATATTCATTTTTATCCACATTGTTGGAGAACAGAAAAACCAATACTTTATTATCCATTGAATTCATGGTTTATAAAAACTACAATCATAAAAAATAAAATGATTAATTTGAATCAAAAAATTCAATGGTATCCTGATTTTACAGGTCAAAAACGTTTTGATTCTTGGTTAAGAAATACAAAAGATTGGAATCTTTCACGTTCTAGATATTGGGGGACTCCTCTTCCTATTTGGAGAACAGAAAAAGGAGATGAAGAAATTGTGATAGGATCAGTTAAAGAATTGTTTTTAGAAATACAAAGATCAATTGAATATGGTTTTATGTCACATAATGTATTTGAAGATTTTGTGTTAGACGATATGAGTGATCATAATTATGATAAAATAGATTTGCATAAACATATTTTGGATGAAATCATATTGGTTTCTTCTAAAGGAAAACCTATGAAAAGGGAATCTGATTTAGTTGATGTATGGTTTGATTCTGGAGCAATGCCATATGCTCAATTTCATTATCCATTTGAGAATAAAGAATATATAGATAAAAATTTATTATTTCCCGCTGATTTTGTTTCAGAAGGAATAGATCAAACAAGAGGATGGTTTTTTACTTTGCATACTATTAGTACTTTACTGTTTAACTCCATTGCTTATAAAAATGTTGTATCAACAGGATTGGTATTAGACCAACATGGTCGTAAAATGTCTAAAAGTAAAGGAAATAGCATAAATCCTTTTGATTTGATAGACAATTATGGTCCTGATGCTATACGTTGGTATATTATATTTAATTCTGAACCTTGGGATAATCTAAAATTTAATATAAATGATCTTCATACCATTATAAATAAATTTTTCGGAACATTGTATAATATATATTCTTTTTTTGCTTTATATGCTAACATTGATGGTTTTTCTTACAAAGAAAAAGAATGTTTTCAACATTATACAGAATTAGATTTTTGGATTATTTCTGAATTAAATACTCTTATTCAAAAAGCGGATGATTATTATTCTAACTATAATCCAACTAAAGCTGCACGTTTAATTTCATCATTTGTTTTAGATAAATTGAGTAATTGGTATATAAGATTATCTCGAAAGAGATTTTGGAAAGAAAAATATACAAAAAATAAAATATCGGCATATCAAATTCTTTATAAATGTTTAATTGTTGTAGCTAAGTTAATTTCCCCCATCGTTCCATTTTTATCCGAAAAATTATATGTGGATTTAAATTTTGTTACCGAAAAAGAAGATTTCAAAAGTATTCATTTTACAAGTTTTCCTAGTTATGATCCAAGTTTAATTAACAAAAATTTGGAAAATAGTATGTTTTGGGTTCAGAAAATAATTACGATGGTTTTTTCTATTAGAAAGAAGAATAAAATAAAAATTCGTCAACCTTTACAAAAATTGCTTATTATTCTCTCTGATAAGAACATGCATTTTCAATTGAAACAATTCTCTAAAATTATATTTCAAGAAGCCAATATAAAAGAAATAGAATTTTCTTCCTCTTATAAAAATCTTGAATTTATCAAACATATTCAACCTAATTATCAATCTTTAGGACCAAAATTTGGAAAAAAAACTCAAAAGATATCCGAAATTATAAAGGAATTTAGTCAAGAAAAAATAAAAGAGATAGAGAATAATGGAAAATATATTTTTTTTCTAAAAAAAGAAAAAATTATTCTTTCTTTAGAAGATGTTAAAATTAGTACGGAATATATTAAAGGATGGTCAATTTTATTTGATCCAAAATTGACAATTGCATTAGATTTAAAAATTACAGATTCTTTATGGAAAGAAGGATTTGTAAGGGAATTCATACGACATATACAAAAATTAAGAAAAGATTGTAAATATGATGTTCTTGAAAAAATATTTATATATGTAAAAATAAAAGAAAATAATAAGTTAAAAAATAAAGTAAAAGCTATTTTAATAAAAAATAAAAATTTTATTTGTACAGAAACTCTTTCTGTCGATATTTTATTCCCAAAAAATGGAATAAAAAAAGATGAAGAAAAAAAAGAAAAAATCTACTTTGAAAAAGAATTTATATTATATATGTGGATTCATAAAATGGAAAATATAAAAAAATGA